The Punica granatum isolate Tunisia-2019 chromosome 4, ASM765513v2, whole genome shotgun sequence genome has a window encoding:
- the LOC116204846 gene encoding uncharacterized protein LOC116204846 → MARHQVPLTRIEFSAAQMGFMAMTVLLCAFALFMCASHSRRRKQWNECYGFFDEEPVTIIELHNENAVVEGQIADEEEETVFNGEAVWQKNILMGGKCQLPDFSGVIIYDAEGNVVTPATTPRLTWK, encoded by the coding sequence ATGGCCCGTCATCAGGTTCCCTTAACCCGCATCGAGTTTAGCGCTGCTCAAATGGGCTTCATGGCAATGACCGTGCTCCTGTGTGCTTTTGCGCTCTTCATGTGCGCATCCCATTCGAGGAGACGGAAGCAGTGGAACGAGTGCTATGGGTTCTTCGATGAAGAGCCTGTGACCATAATAGAGCTCCACAATGAGAATGCGGTTGTCGAGGGCCAGATTGCCGATGAGGAAGAGGAGACGGTGTTTAATGGTGAGGCAGTGTGGCAAAAGAACATCCTCATGGGCGGGAAGTGCCAGTTGCCCGACTTTTCGGGGGTCATAATCTACGACGCCGAGGGGAACGTTGTTACACCGGCTACGACTCCCAGGCTGACATGGAAGTGA
- the LOC116202335 gene encoding probable LRR receptor-like serine/threonine-protein kinase At1g34110, with protein MAKRSHFCPFPPLCFFFFWFWVIAREAIVVGSLSSDGQALLSLLSGVDPPSKTSSPLLSSWDPSTPTPCSWRGVTCSAQNRVISVSLPNTFLNLSSLPPSLSSLSSLQLLNLSSTNVSGAIPPSLGQLSNLHLLDLSSNSLTGPIPPELGNPSALQFLFLNSNKLSGRIPPHLSNLTSLQLLCLQDNLLNGSIPPQFGTLVSLQQFRVGGNPSLTGEIPPQLGLLTNLTTFGAAATGLSGSIPPSFGNLVSLQTLALYDTDLTGSIPPELGSCGELTNLYLHMNKLTGAIPSQLGKLQKVTSLLLWGNSLTGPIPKELSNCSSLVVLDVSANDLSGEIPGDLGKLGQLEQLHLSDNLLSGPIPSRLGNCTSLTALQLDKNQLSGTIPPQVGELKSLQSFFLWGNSVSGTIPSAFGNCTELYALDLSRNKLTGPIPDEIFSLKKLSKLLLLGNSLSGGLSPKVSNCQSLVRLRLGENQLSGHIPREIGQLENLVFLDLYMNWFSGNLPYEISNITVLELLDVHQNYITGEVPSQLGELVNLEQLDLSHNSFTGAIPPSFGNVSYLNKLILNNNLFTGPIPSSVRNLKKLTLLDLSFNSLTGEIPPEIGSIMSLAIGLDLSNNGFTGQIPESFSDLTQLQSLDLSHNSLSGNIKVLRYLTSLTSLNLSYNNFSGPIPVSPFFRTLSSSSYLQNLNLCQSMDGVTCSSGLFGRKGLKSAKTIALVSVILASVTVAILVSWILIIRNKMYAPEKSLGALGAPPRPEDFSRPWTFIPFQKVNFTIDNILECLQEQNVIGKGWSGVVYKAEMPQGEIIAVKKLWKSQRGEEEPVDSFAAEIQILGHIRHRNIVRLLGYCSNKSVKLLLYNYIPNGNLQQLLEVNRNLDWETRYKIAMGSAQGLAYLHHDCVPAILHRDVKCNNILLDSKFDAYLADFGLAKLMGSPNYRHAMSRVAGSYGYIAPEYGYTMNISEKSDVYSYGVVLLEILSGRSAVESHASGEGGLHIVEWVKRKMGSFEPAVSILDAKLQGLPDQIVQEMLQTLGIAMFCVNSSPAERPTMKEVVALLMEVKSSPPEEWGKTSSQPLIKQPSCQC; from the exons ATGGCCAAAAGGAGCCATTTTTGTCCCTTCCCTCCTCtgtgcttcttcttcttctggttCTGGGTCATTGCACGGGAAGCCATTGTTGTGGGCTCTCTGTCCTCTGATGGGCAAGccctcctctccctcctctctGGGGTGGACCCACCTTCGAAGACCTCGTCTCCGTTGCTCTCCTCATGGGACCCATCAACCCCAACTCCATGTTCATGGCGGGGCGTCACCTGTTCTGCCCAGAACAGAGTAATCTCTGTTTCCCTCCCAAACACCTTCCTCAacctctcctctctccctccttCCCTCTCTTCCCTCTCCTCTCTGCAACTCCTCAACCTCTCCTCCACCAACGTCTCCGGCGCAATCCCACCGTCATTGGGCCAACTCTCCAACCTCCACCTCCTCGACCTCTCGTCCAACTCCCTCACTGGGCCCATCCCTCCGGAGCTTGGCAACCCCTCTGCCCTCCAGTTCCTCTTCCTCAACTCCAACAAGCTCTCCGGCAGGATCCCACCTCACCTCTCCAACCTCACCTCGCTCCAGCTCCTCTGCCTCCAGGACAATCTCCTCAACGGGTCGATCCCGCCGCAGTTCGGCACCTTAGTCTCCCTTCAGCAGTTCCGGGTGGGAGGCAACCCTTCTCTCACCGGGGAGATCCCTCCTCAGTTGGGCCTACTCACGAACTTAACCACATTTGGGGCAGCTGCCACGGGCCTCTCGGGCTCTATCCCGCCCTCGTTCGGGAACCTCGTCAGCCTCCAGACTCTGGCTTTGTATGATACCGACCTCACGGGCTCAATCCCGCCTGAGCTGGGGTCCTGCGGGGAGCTGACAAACCTGTACCTCCACATGAATAAGCTCACCGGGGCAATACCTTCCCAGTTGGGGAAGTTGCAGAAGGTCACTAGCCTTCTCCTGTGGGGGAATTCGCTCACCGGTCCAATCCCGAAGGAGCTCTCGAATTGCTCGTCCCTTGTGGTTCTCGATGTCTCTGCCAATGACCTGTCCGGTGAAATCCCGGGCGACCTAGGAAAGTTGGGTCAACTGGAGCAGCTTCATCTTTCGGATAATTTGTTATCGGGCCCAATCCCGTCTCGGCTCGGTAACTGTACGAGCCTCACTGCCCTTCAGCTCGACAAGAACCAATTGAGCGGGACGATCCCACCTCAAGTAGGGGAGCTGAAATCCCTGCAGAGCTTCTTCCTTTGGGGGAACTCTGTGTCGGGGACGATACCGAGCGCCTTTGGGAACTGCACGGAACTGTATGCTCTCGACCTCTCGAGGAATAAGCTCACTGGACCAATCCCGGATGAAATATTCAGCCTCAAGAAGCTAAGCAAGCTCCTGCTGTTGGGCAATTCCCTCTCGGGTGGGCTGTCCCCGAAGGTCTCGAATTGTCAGTCTTTGGTCAGGTTGAGACTTGGAGAGAACCAGCTTTCAGGCCACATCCCTCGAGAAATTGGGCAGCTAGAGAACCTCGTGTTTCTCGATCTCTACATGAACTGGTTCTCGGGTAATTTGCCTTATGAAATCTCAAACATTACAGTTCTTGAATTGCTTGATGTGCACCAGAATTATATCACAGGCGAGGTTCCATCACAGTTGGGTGAGCTTGTGAACTTAGAGCAGCTTGATCTTAGCCATAACAGTTTCACTGGTGCGATTCCGCCGAGCTTTGGGAATGTGAGTTACTTGAACAAGCTGATCCTGAATAATAATCTGTTCACGGGTCCAATTCCAAGTTCGGTTaggaacttgaagaagctgaCATTGCTTGACCTGAGCTTCAATAGCCTGACTGGGGAAATCCCGCCTGAGATTGGGTCCATTATGAGCTTGGCGATTGGCTTAGACCTAAGCAACAATGGGTTCACTGGCCAGATACCTGAGTCATTCTCCGATTTAACTCAGCTGCAGTCGCTCGATTTATCCCACAACTCGCTGAGCGGGAACATCAAGGTCCTGAGATATCTTACAAGCCTCACCTCGCTGAACCTGTCATACAACAACTTCTCAGGCCCAATACCTGTGAGCCCGTTCTTCAGGACCTTGTCCTCGAGCTCATACCTCCAAAACCTGAACCTCTGCCAGTCAATGGATGGGGTCACCTGTTCTTCGGGCCTGTTTGGGAGGAAAGGTCTGAAGTCTGCAAAGACTATTGCTCTCGTCTCGGTGATCTTGGCATCAGTCACAGTGGCAATCCTTGTCTCGTGGATACTGATCATCCGGAATAAAATGTACGCCCCTGAGAAATCGCTGGGGGCCTTGGGTGCCCCACCGAGGCCTGAAGACTTCTCGCGTCCATGGACATTCATCCCATTCCAGAAGGTCAACTTCACGATCGACAACATATTGGAATGCCTGCAGGAACAAAATGTGATCGGGAAGGGATGGTCGGGGGTGGTTTATAAGGCCGAGATGCCCCAAGGGGAAATCATTGCAGTGAAGAAGCTCTGGAAGAGTCAGCGGGGTGAAGAGGAACCCGTTGATTCATTCGCAGCTGAGATCCAAATCCTGGGGCACATTCGGCATCGGAACATTGTGAGACTGCTTGGTTACTGTTCCAATAAGAGCGTGAAGCTCTTACTTTACAACTACATTCCAAACGGGAACCTCCAGCAGCTCCTTGAGGTTAACCGAAACCTGGACTGGGAGACGAGGTACAAGATCGCCATGGGATCCGCTCAAGGGCTCGCCTACCTCCACCACGACTGTGTGCCTGCCATACTTCATCGAGACGTTAAGTGCAATAACATACTCCTGGACTCaaagtttgatgcctatttggCCGACTTCGGGCTCGCAAAGCTGATGGGCTCTCCTAATTATCGGCATGCCATGTCAAGAGTGGCTGGGTCTTATGGCTACATTGCTCCAG AATATGGCTACACGATGAACATATCGGAGAAGAGCGATGTGTACAGCTACGGGGTGGTGCTGCTAGAGATCCTGAGCGGGCGTAGTGCAGTGGAATCCCATGCGTCGGGGGAGGGCGGGCTCCACATTGTTGAGTGGGTCAAGAGGAAGATGGGGAGCTTCGAGCCCGCAGTGTCGATCCTCGACGCCAAGCTCCAGGGCCTGCCAGACCAGATTGTGCAGGAGATGCTGCAGACCCTGGGGATAGCGATGTTCTGCGTGAACTCGTCGCCCGCCGAGCGACCCACAATGAAGGAGGTGGTGGCCCTGCTGATGGAGGTGAAGAGCAGCCCACCCGAAGAGTGGGGCAAGACTTCTTCCCAGCCCTTAATAAAGCAGCCTTCTTGTCAGTGTTAG